From Camelina sativa cultivar DH55 chromosome 7, Cs, whole genome shotgun sequence, one genomic window encodes:
- the LOC104700187 gene encoding receptor-like protein 12, giving the protein MSKLHLHFHFLSLLLLCCVSHASIFTLKIHFTGIVACRPHQIQAFTQFMNEFDTRGCNHSDHFNGVWCDNATGAVTVLQLRECLRGTLKPSSSLFGFHQLRYVDLQNNNFASSSLPSEFGNLKRLEGLFLSSNGFLGQVPSSFSNLSLLSQLDISYNKLTGSFPLVRSLSKLAVLDLSYNHFSGTLNPNSSLFEFYHLRYLDLSFNNFSSSLPSKFGNLHRLEYLFLSSNGFSGQVPSTISNLTRLTNLRLDRNELTSSFPLVQNLTNLSVIDLSHNNFFGVIPSSLLTLPFLSKLDLRGNNLAGSIEVSNSPTSSRLEFMYLGVNHFEGKILESISKLTNLKYLDLSFLNTSYPIDLNLVSSLKSLTSLDLSGNRISADSLSSNSYIPLTLEMLTLKHCDINEFPSILRTLEKLQFLDLSNNRMEGKIPEWLWSLPRLRSVIIENNYFTGFQGSAEVLVNSSVMFLLLDSNMFEGAFPNLPLFIKGFSVGRNNFAGEIPLSICNISSLTSIDLSYNNFTGPIPQCLSNLELMYLRNNNLEGSIPDAVCAGASLRTLDVSYNRLTGKLPRSLVNCSSLKFLSVINNKIEDKFPFWLKALPNLQVLTLRSNKFFGPISPPRQGPLGFPELRIFEISDNKFSGSLPHDYFVNWKASSTEMNEYGGLYMAYEKLMYDQGGYGYMDAIDLQYKGLHMEQAKVLTSFATMDFSGNRLEGQIPESIGLLKALIALNLSNNAFSGHIPLSVANLKELESLDMSRNQLSGTIPNGLGSLSFLAFINVSHNQLKGEIPQGTQITGQAKSSFEGNAGLCGLPLDDTCFSTSAPPLQHHEQEEEKEEEEEVLNWKAVAIGYGSGVLLGLVIAQVIASYRPDYFVF; this is encoded by the coding sequence ATGTCGAAGTTGCATttgcattttcattttctttcgcTACTTTTACTCTGTTGCGTCTCCCATGCAAgcatttttactttaaaaattcattttacTGGTATTGTGGCCTGTCGTCCCCACCAGATTCAAGCTTTTACACAGTTCATGAACGAGTTTGACACCCGTGGTTGCAACCACAGTGACCACTTTAATGGAGTTTGGTGCGATAACGCGACGGGTGCCGTCACAGTGCTACAGCTAAGGGAATGTCTCCGTGGAACTCTGAAGCCCAGCAGCAGCCTCTTCGGGTTTCATCAGCTTCGTTACGTTGATCTCCAAAACAATAACTTTGCCTCCTCTTCACTCCCTTCCGAGTTTGGAAATCTCAAAAGATTAGagggtttgtttctttcctctAATGGCTTCCTCGGCCAAGTCCCTTCCTCATTCAGTAACCTAAGCCTGCTTTCTCAATTAGACATTTCCTATAACAAGCTCACTGGTAGTTTCCCACTTGTACGGAGTCTAAGCAAGCTCGCTGTTTTAGACCTTTCATATAACCACTTCTCCGGGACTCTCAATCCCAACAGTAGTCTCTTTGAATTTTACCACCTACGTTACCTTGACCTCTCTTTCAACAACTTTAGTTCCTCACTCCCTTCCAAATTTGGCAACCTCCACAGATTAGAGTACTTGTTTCTTTCCTCTAATGGGTTTTCTGGTCAAGTTCCTTCCACAATTAGTAACCTGACCCGGTTAACTAACTTGCGGCTTGACCGAAACGAGCTCACTAGTAGTTTCCCACTTGTACAGAATCTAACCAACCTCTCCGTAATAGACCTTtcacataataatttttttggagtCATCCCTTCTTCTCTCCTCACTCTACCTTTCTTATCAAAACTTGATTTGCGTGGAAACAATCTTGCTGGTTCAATCGAAGTTTCTAACTCCCCTACCTCATCTAGGCTTGAGTTCATGTACCTTGGGGTTAACCATTTTGAAGGAAAAATCCTAGAGTCTATCTCAAAGCTCACCAATCTTAAGTATCTTGACCTTTCTTTCCTAAACACAAGCTACCCAATAGACTTAAACCTCGTCTCCTCTCTAAAATCTTTGACGTCTCTCGACCTTTCCGGCAACAGAATATCTGCGGACAGTTTAAGTTCAAATTCATACATCCCGTTGACCTTGGAAATGTTGACCTTGAAGCACTGCGACATCAACGAGTTCCCGAGCATCTTAAGGACCCTTGAGAAGTTGCAGTTTCTAGACTTATCCAACAATAGAATGGAAGGAAAAATCCCTGAGTGGTTATGGAGCCTTCCTCGTCTGAGGTCAGtgattattgaaaataattattttacaggTTTCCAAGGTTCGGCGGAAGTTTTAGTAAATTCGTCAGTGATGTTTTTATTGTTGGATTCAAACATGTTTGAAGGAGCATTTCCTAATCTACCGCTCTTTATCAAAGGCTTCTCTGTGGGTAGAAATAATTTTGCAGGTGAGATACCTCTTTCAATCTGCAACATAAGCTCTCTCACTAGTATCGATCTATCCTACAACAACTTCACTGGTCCGATTCCTCAATGTTTGAGTAATTTGGAACTTATGTATCTCCGGAACAACAACCTGGAAGGAAGTATCCCTGACGCCGTCTGTGCCGGTGCCTCTCTACGGACACTTGATGTTAGCTATAACCGATTAACAGGGAAGCTTCCAAGGTCTCTTGTGAATTGCTCATCTCTTAAGTTTCTAAGCgtcataaacaacaaaattgaaGACAAGTTTCCCTTCTGGCTCAAAGCTCTACCGAATTTGCAAGTCCTCACCCTCCgctcaaacaaattttttggtCCTATCTCTCCTCCTCGTCAAGGACCTCTCGGGTTTCCAGAGCTAAGGATATTTGAGATTTCCGACAATAAGTTTAGTGGAAGCTTGCCGCATGATTACTTTGTGAATTGGAAAGCATCATCAACCGAGATGAATGAGTatgggggtttatatatggcaTACGAGAAGTTGATGTATGATCAAGGCGGCTATGGTTATATGGATGCTATAGATTTACAATACAAAGGTTTACACATGGAGCAAGCCAAGGTCCTCACTTCCTTTGCCACCATGGATTTTTCTGGGAACAGACTGGAAGGACAGATTCCTGAATCTATTGGTCTTTTGAAGGCACTGATTGCGCTCAACCTATCGAACAACGCCTTCTCAGGCCATATTCCTCTGTCTGTGGCCAATCTTAAGGAGCTCGAGTCACTAGACATGTCAAGAAACCAACTCTCGGGGACTATTCCTAATGGACTCGGGAGCCTCTCGTTTTTGGCGTTCATAAATGTGTCTCATAACCAACTCAAGGGTGAAATACCACAAGGTACGCAGATTACTGGGCAAGCTAAATCCTCCTTTGAAGGGAATGCAGGGCTCTGTGGTCTCCCTCTGGATGACACTTGCTTCAGCACTAGTGCACCTCCGTTGCAACACCATGAgcaagaagaggagaaagaagaagaagaagaagtgttgaaTTGGAAAGCAGTGGCAATAGGGTACGGGTCTGGAGTGTTGCTTGGATTGGTAATAGCACAAGTCATTGCTTCATACAGGCCGGACTATTTCGTTTTTTAG
- the LOC104704256 gene encoding uncharacterized protein LOC104704256: MAGVQEKEGSDKEKAGSDKEWITPSKTGRSPGKFSEGLKPSAGAILSNTYSVLGEEDGVFEEPMQVETASIPSTVVIPPKEVPDPAVMGETWVREKNAKRIGDKVFKDWSVLMNYEFNRRGRLWIVWSNKVRMTPFYKSEQLITCSIKLEDQPEEFFCSFVYALNTGEQHKVLWQELKDHADSPIINSKPLVLMGDFNETLDMAEHSRVADHPMVTSGMRDFQDVVGYCSLTDLASNGPLFTWWNKQDQDPIMKKLDRVMVNDMWLQRFPRAYNVFEAGGCSDHLRSKLHMQSDDNTKKHRPFKFANVLTEMDEFWPMVDTYWQTTQPLFLSTSTLFRFHKKIEGIKAIGSAIGER; the protein is encoded by the exons ATGGCGGGGGTACAAGAGAAGGAGGGGTCGGATAAGGAGAAGGCGGGGTCTGATAAGGAATGGATCACTCCTTCAAAAACTGGGCGTAGTCCGGGAAAGTTTTCAGAGGGTTTAAAGCCTAGCGCAGGTGCCATCCTTTCGAATACATACTCAGTGCTGGGAGAAGAGGACGGAGTCTTTGAGGAACCAATGCAGGTGGAGACTGCCTCGATTCCTTCGACTGTTGTGATTCCTCCTAAGGAGGTTCCGGACCCTGCAGTGATGGGGG AAACTTGGGTAAGGGAGAAGAATGCTAAACGTATAGGAGATAAGGTGTTTAAGGATTGGTCGGTTTTGATGAATTATGAGTTCAACCGACGTGGTCGTTTATGGATTGTTTGGAGTAATAAGGTTCGGATGACTCCGTTTTATAAAAGTGAGCAACTGATCACTTGTTCGATTAAGTTGGAGGATCAACCagaagagtttttttgttcttttgtgtaTGCGTTGAACACGGGGGAGCAACACAAAGTCTTATGGCAGGAGTTGAAAGACCATGCTGATTCTCCGATTATCAATTCAAAACCGTTGGTGCTTATGGGGGATTTTAATGAAACCCTCGATATGGCCGAACATTCACGGGTAGCTGACCATCCCATGGTTACAAGTGGAATGAGGGACTTTCAGGATGTTGTGGGTTATTGTTCGCTTACTGATCTTGCCTCTAATGGTCCGTTATTTACCTGGTGGAACAAGCAGGACCAGGATCCTATCATGAAGAAGTTGGATAGGGTGATGGTAAATGATATGTGGCTGCAACGGTTCCCGCGGGCTTACAATGTATTTGAGGCGGGGGGTTGTTCAGATCATTTGCGCAGCAAGTTGCATATGCAGAGTGATGACAATACCAAGAAACATAGGCCGTTTAAATTTGCTAATGTTCTCACGGAGATGGATGAGTTTTGGCCTATGGTTGATACTTATTGGCAGACAACACAACCTCTGTTTTTATCCACCTCAACTCTGTTTcgttttcacaaaaaaattgaagggaTTAAAGCCATTGGTTCGGCGATTGGCGAAAGATAG